A segment of the Serratia fonticola genome:
AAACCTTTATCAACCTGATTGAACGCAAAGTTGACATTGCGATCCGGGTGGGAGAACTGACAGATTCAAGCCTAAAAGCGCGCAAACTGATGACCAGCTATCGCAAAATATTGGCTTCACCGGCCTACCTGAAACAATTCGGTACGCCGCAAAGCGTGGAAGAATTGGCCCAACACTGCTGTATTGGCTTTAACGATTTGCCCAACCTCAATCGCTGGCCATTAGCCTGCGCTGACGGCAGGCAGTTGGAGATAACTCCCGGGCTGACCACCAACAGTGGTGAAACGCAACGCCACCTTTGCCTGCACGGCAACGGTATTGCCTGTCTGTCGGATTTTATGATCGATGAGGATATCCATCGTGGGGATTTAGTGCAGATCCTGGTCAAGGAGACACTGCCGGTTGCCGTGCCGGTCAATGCGGTTTATTACAGCGACAGCGCCGTCAGCAACCGCCTACGCAGCTTTATTGACTTTCTTAGTGAAAACCTGCCCCCTCGTTAGCCACCTGGCCGATGTTGTAACCAGAATGCGGAAGGCGTAAGGCTGCCCAACTTCTTCTGTGGCCAATATTGGTTATAGCTGGCACAGATCGCCTGCAGCACAGTATCCAGCGAAGAGTTCTCCGCCACTGGCAACAGGTGCGCCAGTTGGCTTTCGAGCCGCAGCACAATCTCCATCTGCGGTAGCGCGGGTTGTTGCAGCCTTATCCCCTGCTCCCGACACCATAGCTGTAAGGGATGGGTCTGAGACTCGCTATTGCCGAACAGTTTTTTATTTTCAGTCTCAATAGATTGTATATCGCCTGGGCAGTGCGGTAACAGTTCCTTCAGCCAGTTGACCACCAGCATCGGCGAGGCTCCCGCAAAGGCTCGTGCATTCAGCCAGCCGCTGACCTTCTCTTCGGCCCACAAGAGATGTTGTTCGCCACCATCTTCGGCCGATAGGCTAATTCGTTGATAAAAAAGAGCGAGAGTTCCCGGCAGTTCACCCGCTTTTACTGCCTTTTTACCTCGTAGCGCCCTATTTTCTGCCTCACTGCGCTGGCCCACACCGCGTAGATAGCGATCCAAGCCTGCACGGGAGATCGGCTGCTGCATACCCTGATTCACCACCACCAGCAGCTCATCCAGTGGCAACTGCAATTTTTGTCTCAGCCAGTTGATAAGCAAACTCTGCTCGTCTGTCAGTGCCTTGCGAAGGCTCTTGGGCACCGTATGACGATCCGCGACATCCTGGCGCTGCCGCCAACGGCGTACCGTCGCCACGGAAATACCCAGCTCCTGCGCCAATACGCGATCACTTTTATCCGATTGCTGGATATAACGCCGTACTCGTGGGGTAGTGGTCGCATTGGCATGTAGCTTGATTTCCATCGTAGACTCCACACTAAAAATGATGTCTCATCATAACTAATCTTGTGAGATATTTTATAAATTCACCTCACACTGTGAACTGATTCACCTTTCTTTAAAATCCATTCACTGATAATCCCAGCCAATAAGTCGCCACCCTTACCTGTTTCCTCCAATAAGCATACCTATGGGGTTTACCATGAACAATGCTCTGGGATTTCTTGAAACCAAGCTGATGCCTCTGGCGGCCAAGGCCGCACAGCAGCGGCATTTGTGTGCCATTCGCGGTGCCTATGTTTCCTTTATGCCGTTCATTATCGTCGGCTCGATCCTGCTGGTGATCTCGTCGTTCCCCAATCAGGGTTACCAGCAGTTTATGGCGGGCCTGTTTGGTGCCAGCTGGAGCAATATCATCGAGATCCCGTTTAACGCAGTGTTCTCTACCATGTCGCTGTTCGTCAGTTTCCTTACCGCTTACCGCCTGGCGGAACATTATGATGAGGATCGTGTCTCCAGCGGTATTCTGTCGCTAGTGTGTTTCCTGATCCTCACGCCGTTTATCAAGGTAGAAGCCTTGGGCAATATCAATGTGATCCCGACCGAGTGGATCGGCAGCAAGGGGCTGTTCGTGGCGATGATCGGCTCACTGCTGTGGACCGAACTGTTCTGCTACCTCAAGCGCCGCAAGCTAATCATCAAAATGCCCGAAGGCGTGCCAC
Coding sequences within it:
- the yafC gene encoding DNA-binding transcriptional regulator YafC; its protein translation is MKATSDELITFVTVVESGSFSRAAEYLEQANSVVSRTVKKLESKLGVTLLNRTTRQISLTQEGEHYFRQVQKVLSDMAAAENALIESRQRPQGLLRVDAATPVVLHVLTPLIAAFRARYPEMSISLVSSETFINLIERKVDIAIRVGELTDSSLKARKLMTSYRKILASPAYLKQFGTPQSVEELAQHCCIGFNDLPNLNRWPLACADGRQLEITPGLTTNSGETQRHLCLHGNGIACLSDFMIDEDIHRGDLVQILVKETLPVAVPVNAVYYSDSAVSNRLRSFIDFLSENLPPR